One Actinomycetospora corticicola genomic window, GCAAGGCCGAGGAGGTCGTCAAGGTCCCGACGCGCGGTGCGGTCACCGCGCCGGTGCTGCTCGCGGTGGGTCTGGGGCCGGAGTCCGCGCCCACGGGGCTGCAGGGCGGTCCGGACGTCGCCGAGCAGGTGCGCCGGGCGTCCGGCGCCGCCACGCGGGCCCTGCCGACGACCGCGACGACGGTCGGGACCACGCTCTCCGGGATCGACCTCGCCGCGGCGGTGGCGGGCACGGTGCTGGGCGCCTACTCCTTCACCGAGTACCGCACCGCCGCGGACGGCCCGGCGCGGTCGGTCTACTTCCTGGGTTCCTCGCAGGGCAGCGGCGGCGCCCCCGAGCGCGAGCGGGCCACCCTCGCCGACGCCGCGATGACCGCGCGGGCGGTGTGCGCGGCCCGTGACCTGATCAACACCCCGCCGAACGACCTCTACCCGGCGGAGTTCGCCCGGCGTGCCACCGAGCTCGCCGAGGCCGTCGGGCTGGGCGTGGAGGTCCTCGACGACGAGGCGCTCGCCGCGGGCGGCTTCGGCGGCGTCCTCGGGGTCGGCGGCGGCTCGTCGCGGCCGCCGCGGATGGTGCGCCTGACCCACACCCACCCCGACGCCACCCGCACCGTGGCCCTCGTCGGGAAGGGCATCACGTTCGACACCGGCGGCATCTCGATCAAGCCCGCCGCGAACATGGACCACATGACCTCGGACATGTCCGGGGCCGCCTGCGTGATCGCCGCGACCTGCCTGGCCGCCGAGCTGGGCCTCGCGGTGAACGTCACGGCGACGGTGCCGATGGCCGAGAACATGCCCTCCGGCACGGCGTACCGCCCGGGCGACGTGCTGACGATGTACGGCGGGAAGACCGTGGAGGTCCTCAACACCGACGCCGAGGGTCGGCTGATCCTGGCCGACGCCATCGTGCGGGCGTGCGAGGACTCCCCCGACTACCTGGTCGAGACCTCGACGCTGACCGGCGCGCAGCTCGTCGCGCTGGGCGCCCGCACCGCCGGGATCATGGGGCAGGACGCCTTCCGCGACCGCGTCACCGCGGCCGCCGCATCGGTCGGCGAGGGCGCGTGGGCCATGCCCATGCCCGAGGAGCTGCGGGGCGACCTCGACTCGCGGGTCGCCGACATCGCCAACGTCACCAACCACCGCTTCGGCGGCATGCTCGCGGCCGGGCTGTTCCTGCGCGAGTTCGTCGCCGACGACGTGCCGTGGGCGCACGTCGACGTCGCCGGCCCGGCCTTCAACACCGGGGGCGCGCACGGCTACACCCCGCGGGGCGGCACGGGCATGCCGGTGCGGACGCTCGCGGCCGTGCTGGCCGACGTCGCCGCGCACGGCTGACGTGATCGATCACCTCGACGGCCCGTTTGCCTGCGGTGGAAGGATGGAGGACAGCGACCGGCTCCGACACGGGTTCTCGACGGACGGAGCCGGCGGTTCCCCTGCGGGCCACACCCGACGTGGGGAACGCCGCACGTCACACGCCGACGCGGGAGAAGTGAGTTGAGCGAGAGCGACACCTACGACGTCCTCATCCTGGGCGGGGGCTCGGGCGGTTACGCCTGCGCGCTCCGCGCGGCGCAGCTGGGGCTCTCCGTGGCCCTCGTCGAGCAGGACAAGCTCGGCGGCACCTGCCTGCACCGGGGCTGCATCCCCACCAAGGCGCTGCTGCACGCCGCCGAGGTCGCCGACAACGCCCGCGAGGGCGAGCAGATCGGTGTGAAGAGCTCGCTGTCGGGCATCGACATGAGCGGCGTCAACTCCTACAAGGACGGCGTCGTCGCGAAGCTCTACAAGGGCCTGCAGGGGCTGATCAAGTCCCGCAAGGTCACCATGATCGAGGGGCACGGCCGGCTCGTCGGCCAGGACACCGTCGAGGTCGACGGCCAGCGCTACACCGGCCGGAACGTCGTGCTGGCGTCCGGCTCCTACTCGAAGACGCTGCCCGGCCTCGAGCTCGGCGGCCGCGTGATCACCTCCACCGAGGCGATCAACCTCGACTACGTGCCCGACCGCGTGGTCGTGCTCGGCGGCGGCGTCATCGGCTGCGAGTTCGCGAGCGTCTGGAAGTCGTTCGGCTCCGAGGTGACGATCGTCGAGGCGCTGCCCCACCTGGTGCCGAACGAGGACGAGTTCCTCTCCAAGCAGCTCGAGCGCCAGTTCCGCAAGCGCAAGATCGCCTTCAAGATCGGCACCAAGTTCACCGGCGTCGAGCAGACCGCGGACGCGGTGACGATCAGCCTGGAGAACGGCGAGCAGATCGAGGCCGACCTCCTGCTCGTCGCCGTCGGGCGCGGCCCGAACACCGCGGACCTCGGGTACGAGGACCAGGGCGTCACCCTCGACCGCGGGTTCGTGCGCACCGACGAGCGGCTCCGCACCGGCGTGGGCAGCGTCTACGCCGTCGGCGACATCGTGCCGGGCCTGCAGCTCGCCCACCGCGGCTTCCAGCAGGGCATCTTCGTCGCCGAGGAGATCGCGGGGCTCAACCCGCCGGTCATCGACGAGACGGGCATCCCGCGGGTCACCTACTGCGAGCCCGAGATCGCGTCGGTCGGTCTCACCGAGGCCCAGGCCAAGGAGGCCTACGGCGAGGTGGTCACCACGACCTACGACCTCGCGGGCAACGGCAAGTCGCAGATCCTCCGCACCGCCGGCGCCATCAAGCTGGTCAAGGGCGGCACGGGTGACGACGCCCCGGTGGTCGGCGTGCACATGATCGGCGCCCGGATCGGCGAGCTCGTCGGAGAGGCGCAGCTCGTCTACAACTGGGAGGCTCTGCCGGTCGAGGTCGCGAACCTCGTCCACGCCCACCCCACGCAGAACGAGGCGTTCGGCGAGGCGCACCTGGCGCTCGCCGGCAAGCCCCTGCACGCGCACGGCTGATCGCCCACACCGGTTCGACGAGGGAGTACCGAGCACGATGGCCTACACCGTCCAGATGCCTGCTCTCGGGGAGAGCGTCACCGAGGGCACCATCACCCGGTGGCTGAAGCAGGAGGGCGACCACGTCGAGGTCGACGAGCCGCTGCTGGAGGTGTCGACGGACAAGGTCGACACCGAGATCCCCTCGCCGCAGGCGGGGGTCCTCCAGCGGATCGTCGCGGCCGAGGACGACACCGTCGAGATCGGCGGCGACCTCGCGGTCATCGGCGACGGTGACGACGACGGCGGCAGCTCCGGCGGGTCCGGGGGCGGGCAGGCCGAGGCGGCACCGGAGCCCGAGCCGGAGCCCGAGGCCCAGCAGTCGGAGCCGGAGCCGGAGCCCGCGCCGTCGGAGCCCGAGCCGGCCCCGGCGTCGTCGGGCGGCAGCAGCTCCGGTGGCTCGTCCGGCGGGTCCGGCGGTGGCTCCGGCACGACGATCGAGATGCCCGCCCTGGGCGAGAGCGTCACCGAGGGCACCATCACCCGCTGGCTCAAGCAGGTCGGCGATGCGGTCGAGGTCGACGAGCCGCTGCTCGAGGTGTCCACCGACAAGGTCGACACCGAGATCCCCTCGCCGGTCGCGGGCACGCTGCTCGAGATCAAGGCGAACGAGGACGACACCGTCGAGGTCGGCGGCGCGCTCGCCGTCGTCGGCGACGGCTCGGCGGACGGCGGGTCGGCCCAGCCCGAGGCGCAGTCCGGACCGGACGCGCAGTCCTCGTCCGACACGCAGGCCTCCTCCGACACGCAGGCGGAGCCGGAGCCGCGGCAGGAGCAGGGGCAGCCCGAGCCCGAGTCGCAGCCGGCGGCCTCGGACGGCGAGCACACCGCGGAGAGCTCGGACGGCGCGGTCGCGGCGTCCGGCGCGGACGACTACGTCTCGCACGAGACCGAGCAGCCCGCCGGGCCGAGCGGCCCGGCGAACGCGGGCTCGCTGCAGTCCGGCGGGGCGCCCTCGAACGGCACGGGCGGGGGCGAGACGGCGGGCTCCCCCTACGTCACGCCGCTGGTGCGCAAGCTCGCCCAGGAGCGCGGGGTCGACCTGGCGTCGGTGTCCGGCACCGGGGTCGGCGGGCGCATCCGCAAGCAGGACGTGGTCGCGGCCGCCGACGAGGCCGACCAGCAGCAGAAGGCGGCCCAGCAGGCGTCCGCGGCGCCGTCGGCGAACGAGCCGACCGCGGCCCCGTCGGACGGGTCGCAGGGTGCGGTGCACGGCGGCGAGGTGCAGAAGCCGGCGGCGAGCCGCAGCTCGAACATCCCGACGCCGGACGACTCCGGTCTGCGCGGCACCACGCAGAAGCTCTCCCGGCGCCGCGCGACCATCGCGAAGCGCATGGTGGAGTCGCTGCAGACCTCCGCGCAGCTCACCACGGTCGTCGAGGCCGACGTCACCCGCATCGCGCGCCTGCGCGACCGGGCGAAGGCCGACTTCGAGCGCCGCGAGGGCGTGAAGCTGTCCTTCCTCCCGTTCATGGCGATCGCCACCGTCGAGGCCCTCAAGGCCCACCCGGTGGTCAACGCCATGATCGACACGGAGAAGGGCGAGGTCACCTACCACGGTTCCGAGCACCTCGGGATCGCGGTGGACTCCCCCGCCGGGCTGATCGTGCCGGTCATCCACGACGCCGGGGACCTCAACCTCGGCGGGCTGGCCCGCAAGATCTCCGACGTGGCGCAGCGGACCCGGGACAACAAGATCTCCCCGGACGAGCTGTCGGGCGGCACGTTCACGATCACCAACACCGGCTCGCGCGGCGCGCTGATCGACACCCCGATCATCAACCAGCCGCAGGTCGGCATCCTCGGCACCGGGGCCGTCGTCAAGAAGCCCGTGGTGGTCACCGACGGCGAGGGCGGTGAGTCGATCGCGATCCGGTCGACGGTCTACCTCTGCCTGTCCTACGACCACCGCATCGTCGACGGCGCCGACGCCGCCCGGTTCCTCGGGTCGGTGAAGGCCCGGCTCGAGGCCGGCGCGTTCGAGGCGGACCTCGGGCTCGTCTAGTCCTGCCCGCTGCTGACCGGAGGGCCCCGTCACGCGACGGGGCCCTTCGTGATGTGTGCGGGGAGTTCCCGAGCGCTCTCATGGCACGAGGATTCCCCGCACGGGACGGGGGTCGGACGAACCGGACAGCGTGTCCAGGTCGCGCCGCACCCCCGACTCCGCGACGATCACGGGTATGCGCGTCGTCATCTCCGGGTCGTCCGGCCTCATCGGCACCGCCCTGGTCCCCCACCTGCGCAGTGCCGGGCACGAGGTGGTCCGCCTCGTGCGGCGCACCCCGCAGGCCCCCGACGAGCGCGGGTGGGACCCGCCGTCGGGACGGATCGACGACGGCGCCCTCGAGGGCGCCGACGCGGTGATCAACCTGTCCGGCGCCGGGATCGGCGACAAGCGCTGGTCGGGCGCCTACAAGCAGGAACTGCGCGACAGCCGCACCATCCCCACCGACGTCCTCGCGCGGGCCGTGGCCGCCCACGGGATCCCCACGTTCATCAGCGGGTCCGCGGTCGGGTTCTACGGCGACACCGGTCAGGTCGCGGTGGACGAGACCGGGGCGCGGGGCCGCGGGTTCCTCGCCGATCTCGTCCGGGACTGGGAGAACGCGACGGCCCCGGCCGCGGAGGCGGGCGCGCGGGTGGTGCTGATCCGCACCGGGCTGGTGCTCTCGCACTCCGGCGGCCTGATGGGCCGGATCAAGCCGATCTTCACGTTCGGGCTGGGCGGCAGGCTCGGGTCCGGCGAGCAGTACTGGCCGTGGATCTCGCTCGACGACGAGGTCGGGGCGATCACCCACGCCCTCGAGCACGACACCGTGGTCGGCCCCCTCAACGCGACCGGGCCCGCCCCGGTGACCAACGCCGAGTTCACGAAGGTCATGGCCGCGACGGTCCACCGGCCGGCGCCCTGGATGGTGCCGGGGTTCGCGATGCGCGCGGTGCTCGGCGAGTTCGCCGACGAGGGCGTGCTGGTCAGCCAGCGCGTCCTGCCCGGCGTGCTCGAGCGTGAGGGCTACACCTTCCAGCACCAGACGGTGCAGGCCGCGCTCGCCGCGGTGCTGGAGTGAGCGGGGCGACGCGCAGCGCAGCGGAGCCGGAGCGGGGTGGGGGTGGGCTGCCGGACGAGGTCGACGTCCTCGTCGTCGGGGCGGGCCTCGCCGGCCTGAATGCGGCACGGACGGTGGCCCGCTCCGGGCGGTCGGTCCTGGTGTGCGAGGCGTCCGACGGGGTCGGCGGCCGGGTCCGCACGGACGTCCTGGACGGCTTCCTGGTCGACCGCGGCTTCCAGATCCTCAACACCTCCTACCCGGCGCTGCGCGCGGCGGTGGACCTCGACGCGCTCGACCTGCACCCCTTCGTGCCGGGCGCCGCGGTCCGCACCGACGACGGGGTGCTGCACCGGGTCGCGCGGCGCCCCACGTGGCTCCCCCGGTCGGCGCTGACCCGGTTGATCTCGCTGCGCGCGAAGCTCGGGATCGCGGGCTTCACCGCCCGCTCGGTGCTCGTGCCCCCGCAGCGTCAGGCCGCGGCACCCGAACGATCCGCCCGCGAGGACCTGGCCCGGTTCGGGCTGTCCGGCCGCGACGTGGACCGCTTCCTGCGCCCGTTCCTCGCCGGGGTGCTCGGCGACGGCGACCTGCAGACCTCGTCGCGGGTGGTGTCGTTGTTCTGGCGCACCTTCGCCCTCGGCGACCTCACGCTGCCGGGCCGCGGGATCGGCGCCATGACGACCCACCTCGCGGCCCGGCTGCCGGCCGGCACCGTCCGGCTGGACACACCCGTGCGCGAGGTCGTCCCGGGCCGCGTCACCACCGACGACGGGACGGTGCGGGCCGGTGCGGTGATCGTCGCGACCGAGGGCACCGACGCGGCGGGACTGCTCGGGGTCCGCGTCGAGGCACCGCGGCCGTTCGCGCTGACCAGCCACTACCACGTGACGGACCGGCCGCCGACGCGTCAGGGGCTGCTCCACCTCGACGGCACCGGCGGCCCGATCGTCAACACCATGGTGCTCACCGCGGCCGTGCCGTCCTACTCCCCCGACCACCGGCACCTCGTCGTCTCCACGGTCCTCGGCGGCGAGGCGTTGCCCGAGCCCCGACTGCGCGCCGAGCTGGAGCGCATCTGGAGCACGGGGACGTCGCACTGGGAACACCTCGCGACCCGGGAGATCCCGCACGCCCTGCCCGCCACCCTCCCGCCGACCCCGCCCGGCCTCCGGCGCCCCGTCGACCTGGGCGACGGACTGTTCGTGGCGGGCGACCACCGGGACACCCCGTCGGTGCAGGGCGC contains:
- a CDS encoding leucyl aminopeptidase, producing the protein MRSHRPAAPGGAPIVTTLPDLELSDAQAAHAVVDVLVVGLRPGAAPGGGDSTGDSDEPVAPVLVGAQDVDAAFSGELASLLALTGATGKAEEVVKVPTRGAVTAPVLLAVGLGPESAPTGLQGGPDVAEQVRRASGAATRALPTTATTVGTTLSGIDLAAAVAGTVLGAYSFTEYRTAADGPARSVYFLGSSQGSGGAPERERATLADAAMTARAVCAARDLINTPPNDLYPAEFARRATELAEAVGLGVEVLDDEALAAGGFGGVLGVGGGSSRPPRMVRLTHTHPDATRTVALVGKGITFDTGGISIKPAANMDHMTSDMSGAACVIAATCLAAELGLAVNVTATVPMAENMPSGTAYRPGDVLTMYGGKTVEVLNTDAEGRLILADAIVRACEDSPDYLVETSTLTGAQLVALGARTAGIMGQDAFRDRVTAAAASVGEGAWAMPMPEELRGDLDSRVADIANVTNHRFGGMLAAGLFLREFVADDVPWAHVDVAGPAFNTGGAHGYTPRGGTGMPVRTLAAVLADVAAHG
- the sucB gene encoding 2-oxoglutarate dehydrogenase, E2 component, dihydrolipoamide succinyltransferase, which encodes MAYTVQMPALGESVTEGTITRWLKQEGDHVEVDEPLLEVSTDKVDTEIPSPQAGVLQRIVAAEDDTVEIGGDLAVIGDGDDDGGSSGGSGGGQAEAAPEPEPEPEAQQSEPEPEPAPSEPEPAPASSGGSSSGGSSGGSGGGSGTTIEMPALGESVTEGTITRWLKQVGDAVEVDEPLLEVSTDKVDTEIPSPVAGTLLEIKANEDDTVEVGGALAVVGDGSADGGSAQPEAQSGPDAQSSSDTQASSDTQAEPEPRQEQGQPEPESQPAASDGEHTAESSDGAVAASGADDYVSHETEQPAGPSGPANAGSLQSGGAPSNGTGGGETAGSPYVTPLVRKLAQERGVDLASVSGTGVGGRIRKQDVVAAADEADQQQKAAQQASAAPSANEPTAAPSDGSQGAVHGGEVQKPAASRSSNIPTPDDSGLRGTTQKLSRRRATIAKRMVESLQTSAQLTTVVEADVTRIARLRDRAKADFERREGVKLSFLPFMAIATVEALKAHPVVNAMIDTEKGEVTYHGSEHLGIAVDSPAGLIVPVIHDAGDLNLGGLARKISDVAQRTRDNKISPDELSGGTFTITNTGSRGALIDTPIINQPQVGILGTGAVVKKPVVVTDGEGGESIAIRSTVYLCLSYDHRIVDGADAARFLGSVKARLEAGAFEADLGLV
- the lpdA gene encoding dihydrolipoyl dehydrogenase, translated to MSESDTYDVLILGGGSGGYACALRAAQLGLSVALVEQDKLGGTCLHRGCIPTKALLHAAEVADNAREGEQIGVKSSLSGIDMSGVNSYKDGVVAKLYKGLQGLIKSRKVTMIEGHGRLVGQDTVEVDGQRYTGRNVVLASGSYSKTLPGLELGGRVITSTEAINLDYVPDRVVVLGGGVIGCEFASVWKSFGSEVTIVEALPHLVPNEDEFLSKQLERQFRKRKIAFKIGTKFTGVEQTADAVTISLENGEQIEADLLLVAVGRGPNTADLGYEDQGVTLDRGFVRTDERLRTGVGSVYAVGDIVPGLQLAHRGFQQGIFVAEEIAGLNPPVIDETGIPRVTYCEPEIASVGLTEAQAKEAYGEVVTTTYDLAGNGKSQILRTAGAIKLVKGGTGDDAPVVGVHMIGARIGELVGEAQLVYNWEALPVEVANLVHAHPTQNEAFGEAHLALAGKPLHAHG
- a CDS encoding TIGR01777 family oxidoreductase, coding for MRVVISGSSGLIGTALVPHLRSAGHEVVRLVRRTPQAPDERGWDPPSGRIDDGALEGADAVINLSGAGIGDKRWSGAYKQELRDSRTIPTDVLARAVAAHGIPTFISGSAVGFYGDTGQVAVDETGARGRGFLADLVRDWENATAPAAEAGARVVLIRTGLVLSHSGGLMGRIKPIFTFGLGGRLGSGEQYWPWISLDDEVGAITHALEHDTVVGPLNATGPAPVTNAEFTKVMAATVHRPAPWMVPGFAMRAVLGEFADEGVLVSQRVLPGVLEREGYTFQHQTVQAALAAVLE
- a CDS encoding NAD(P)/FAD-dependent oxidoreductase, with product MSGATRSAAEPERGGGGLPDEVDVLVVGAGLAGLNAARTVARSGRSVLVCEASDGVGGRVRTDVLDGFLVDRGFQILNTSYPALRAAVDLDALDLHPFVPGAAVRTDDGVLHRVARRPTWLPRSALTRLISLRAKLGIAGFTARSVLVPPQRQAAAPERSAREDLARFGLSGRDVDRFLRPFLAGVLGDGDLQTSSRVVSLFWRTFALGDLTLPGRGIGAMTTHLAARLPAGTVRLDTPVREVVPGRVTTDDGTVRAGAVIVATEGTDAAGLLGVRVEAPRPFALTSHYHVTDRPPTRQGLLHLDGTGGPIVNTMVLTAAVPSYSPDHRHLVVSTVLGGEALPEPRLRAELERIWSTGTSHWEHLATREIPHALPATLPPTPPGLRRPVDLGDGLFVAGDHRDTPSVQGALVSGRRTAQAALASLG